The proteins below come from a single Aegilops tauschii subsp. strangulata cultivar AL8/78 chromosome 6, Aet v6.0, whole genome shotgun sequence genomic window:
- the LOC109785646 gene encoding E3 ubiquitin-protein ligase RSL1-like, which translates to MAGQAQGPCSICMEPLDTHRGGSACAHAFCGACLEGHVRAKLESGRAGAVGCLDAACAGTLDPELCRAALPRDLFERWCAALCESMFAGARRTYCPFPDCSEMMVADGDDDTVTQSECQVCRRLFCAQCRVPWHAGADCAAYRHRDTAREDAMLLEMAAGRRWRRCSRCQFFVEKTDGCLHITCRCGYQFCYGCGSQWATSCSGCTN; encoded by the exons ATGGCGGGACAGGCGCAGGGGCCATGCAGCATCTGCATGGAGCCATTGGACACCCACCGAGGCGGCAGCGCCTGCGCGCACGCCTTCTGCGGGGCGTGCCTGGAGGGCCACGTCCGCGCGAAGCTCGAGTCCGGCCGCGCCGGCGCCGTGGGGTGCCTGGACGCGGCGTGCGCCGGCACGCTCGACCCGGAGCTCTGCCGCGCCGCGCTCCCGCGCGACCTGTTCGAGCGGTGGTGCGCCGCGCTGTGCGAGTCCATGTTCGCCGGCGCGCGGCGGACCTACTGCCCGTTCCCGGACTGCTCCGAGATGATGGTGGCCGACGGCGACGACGACACCGTGACGCAGTCCGAGTGCCAGGTGTGCAGGCGGCTGTTCTGCGCGCAGTGCCGCGTGCCGTGGCACGCCGGCGCCGACTGCGCCGCGTACAGGCACCGGGACACGGCCAGGGAGGACGCGATGCTGCTGGAGATGGCCGcggggaggaggtggaggcggtgCTCCAGGTGCCAGTTCTTCGTGGAGAAGACCGACGGCTGCTTGCACATCACATGCAG GTGCGGCTACCAGTTCTGCTACGGGTGTGGCTCGCAGTGGGCTACGTCTTGTTCTGGCTGCACCAATTAG